In a single window of the Xiphophorus couchianus chromosome 10, X_couchianus-1.0, whole genome shotgun sequence genome:
- the rpl38 gene encoding large ribosomal subunit protein eL38, with product MPRKIEEIKDFLLTARRKDAKSVKIKKNKDNVKFKVRCSRYLYTLVITDKEKAEKLKQSLPPGLAVKELK from the exons ATG CCTCGCAAGATCGAAGAAATCAAAGATTTCTTGCTGACAGCCAGGAGGAAGGATGCCAAGT CCGTAAAGATCAAGAAGAACAAGGACAACGTGAAGTTCAAGGTGCGCTGCAGCAGATACCTGTACACACTGGTCATCACAGATAAAGAGAAGGCAGAGAAGCTCAAACAGTCCCTGCCCCCAG gtCTGGCTGTCAAGGAGCTGAAGTAA